The Halobellus sp. MBLA0158 genome includes the window GGTGCTTCCCGTGGACGACAGAGGACGAACTTCGAACTAAGGTTGACGAACTCCCGTCCCCGACACCACGTCCGGAGTGGGAAGAGCGTGAGGACCAGTGAATTATCCTGTCCTACTCGCTTGGCGGTACACTCATCATAGTGAGTCGGCTCGGTAGTTTACTCTCGGGTAAACTACTTTACTACGCCCGGTCGAATACATCGTTATGGAGGCTGGTTCGGGTGTCGGTGACGACACGACACCACGGGAAGTCATCCACTTCATTACACAGCAGACACGGTTTTCGCTTATCAGCGATATTCTCGCTCACCCCCAACAGCTCCCATCGATGTACGAACTCGAGGAGCTCAATCCCAGTGTGAGCGATGCGACCGTCTACAAGCACATCCAGAAGCTGATCGACGCCGGCATCGTCACGGAGGTCGCCCTGGACGACGACCAGCACCGGCAGGGGTATCCCTGGAAGTTCTACGGCCTCACCGAAGACGGCCGCGAGTTCTTGGAGACGCACAATCTGCTCGCCGCTGAAGAGACGCTTCAGCAGATCTACGACACCATCGCCGATAAGCCCGAGAAGATAGTCAAGTACGAGAACGCGCCCCGTCCGGACGCCGTCTAACGGCACCTGACTCTGTTGAAACCCTCAGAACTTGATAAGAATGGCGTGCTGAATAGAACGCGCATGTCCAGCACGTAGGCATGCGGAGACGTCGGTTCCGAACAGGATTATGTATGCTGCTCTCGACCCACTGAGTATGATCGCCGGTGTTCCTGCGCAGTTCGAAGACAAATTCTGGGCCCGTCACTCGAATCCATGGAGCGGTTGGACACGTGTCCCGTCGGGCGCTATCATCGTCTACTCAATATATCGCCGTAACTGGCGGCTTTTCGCTGCCGCACTCGTGTGGACGGCAATCAATCCGTTCCTGTTCTCGCCACCCGACACCGAGGACGCGTGGATGACCCGCGCGATCCTCGCCGAGCGGTGGTGGGTCAGAGAGCGGACCAACCGGACCGTCGGCCTCGGGTACCCGAACGTCTGTAACACTGCTGGCGCGCTCGGGTTCATCTACGCACTATACGCCGCGTGGCGACAGTCACCCA containing:
- a CDS encoding DUF6653 family protein; the encoded protein is MIAGVPAQFEDKFWARHSNPWSGWTRVPSGAIIVYSIYRRNWRLFAAALVWTAINPFLFSPPDTEDAWMTRAILAERWWVRERTNRTVGLGYPNVCNTAGALGFIYALYAAWRQSPTGASLGVVASISLKLWWLRVLVRQYDQRTD
- a CDS encoding PadR family transcriptional regulator — encoded protein: MEAGSGVGDDTTPREVIHFITQQTRFSLISDILAHPQQLPSMYELEELNPSVSDATVYKHIQKLIDAGIVTEVALDDDQHRQGYPWKFYGLTEDGREFLETHNLLAAEETLQQIYDTIADKPEKIVKYENAPRPDAV